ATTGAGGTAGATTGCAGGATATTTGTCCAGGGGATTATCCCAAAAACAGGAATGCCATTTTTAGAAAGAACCAAAGCCTCTTTTTTTGCAGAAGGCATATCCTCATCAAAGACCATATTTAAGATTACACCCTTTAGCCTTTCTTTAAGAATCTCCTTCACCGAAAGAACCCTATCAGAGAGTTCCATTTTTTTATACCTTTCTATAAGGACAACAGGCAGAGAAAATTTATCAGCCATCTCAAAGCCACTCATTCCAAAGGATTTTCCCTGATAGATATTAAACCCTCCCTCAAATATAAAGACATCTTTGTCTTTTGAAAGGGATTGATAAGCCTTTTCTAATTTATCTTCAAAAATAGCCATTTTTCCCTCAAGAAAGCCCTCTATAACCTCTTCATTAAGGACAAAGGGAGAGGAAAGGGAGGTATCTTCCTCATTAAGCAGGGAAAAGACAAAAGAGCTATCGGCATCTATCCAGATGCCATCTTTATATATAGGCAGATAGCCCAATGGTTTCATATACCCTACCCTCATCCTATCCTTCAAAAGAAGAACAGAGCCGATAACAACCGCAGATACCCCAGAAT
This window of the bacterium genome carries:
- a CDS encoding DRTGG domain-containing protein, yielding MKKIFFTTTKEYSGVSAVVIGSVLLLKDRMRVGYMKPLGYLPIYKDGIWIDADSSFVFSLLNEEDTSLSSPFVLNEEVIEGFLEGKMAIFEDKLEKAYQSLSKDKDVFIFEGGFNIYQGKSFGMSGFEMADKFSLPVVLIERYKKMELSDRVLSVKEILKERLKGVILNMVFDEDMPSAKKEALVLSKNGIPVFGIIPWTNILQSTSIKALKNELSAEVLCGENYLDKLAQSVMIGAMDAEHAMIFFQRKKNLAVITGGDRADIQLAALEANAVCLILTGGFIPSDIILGLAEERNVPILLVSYDTLTTAQKAEWLIGHARTHEKEKLSLLAELIKENVKIDELLA